From Balneola sp. MJW-20:
ATTAGTGATTTTCCCTACACAGAACATCGTTTAATTTATCAGCAGAAAAATAGTACTTAAGCAGGGTATATGTACTAAAATTCACGTTCATTCCGGCTTTCCTCGACCCATTTAACGGCATACATCATTAGTTCCGTTGCATTAGACAGGTTCAATTTGGTCTTGATCCTTGCCCGGTACGATTCAACTGTTTTGATGGAAAGATGAAGTTTTTCGGCGATTTCACGGGTGGTATTTCCTTTACCGGTAAACTCAAACACCTCTAGCTCCCGATCGCTTAACTGATCGATAGGAGATTCCGTAATATCCTTATGCCCTCCTACCATTCCCATAAGCAGGCGTTCACTTACTTCTTCACTGACATATACACCGCCATTGAGAATTTTTTTAACCGCTTTGATGAGTTGATCGCCTGCCTCAAGCTTCATTACATAGCCTTTAGCGCCTGCCCGGATTACTCTTTCAGCATAAAGAGATTCATCATGTCTTGAAACCACCAGAATTTTAAGATCCGGAGTTCTGCTTTGAATATGTTTGATCAGCTCCAGGCCACTCATGCCGGGTAGTGAGATGTCAATAATGGCAAGATCCGGATCCAATTCTTCGTATTCCCTCAACATTTCTTCAGCCGAATTGAATTGCTTTAATACTTCAAATCCCAGATCCGATTCTAAGGTCATAGAAAGTCCCTTTTGCATCATAGGATGATCATCTACAATGACTATTTGTTTTTTTAATCCCTTACTCATATTCCCTCCTTTTCAAGGTCTCTGCTCCTTATGT
This genomic window contains:
- a CDS encoding response regulator encodes the protein MSKGLKKQIVIVDDHPMMQKGLSMTLESDLGFEVLKQFNSAEEMLREYEELDPDLAIIDISLPGMSGLELIKHIQSRTPDLKILVVSRHDESLYAERVIRAGAKGYVMKLEAGDQLIKAVKKILNGGVYVSEEVSERLLMGMVGGHKDITESPIDQLSDRELEVFEFTGKGNTTREIAEKLHLSIKTVESYRARIKTKLNLSNATELMMYAVKWVEESRNEREF